In Paenibacillus sp. 1781tsa1, one DNA window encodes the following:
- the leuS gene encoding leucine--tRNA ligase, whose amino-acid sequence MSENNQPKHGYQPQVMEKSWQQYWDTNKTFKTGEDPAKPKFYALDMFPYPSGSGLHVGHPEGYTATDIVSRYKRMRGYNVLHPMGWDAFGLPAEQHALDTGEHPRHITFRNIDNFRRQIKSLGFSYDWDREISTTDPEYYKWTQWIFIQLYNKGLAYVDEVAVNWCEALGTVLANEEVIDGKSERGGHPVVRKPMRQWVLRITEYAERLLEDLEELDWSESIKDMQRNWIGKSTGAEVVFAIEGREEVIKVFTTRADTLFGASFAVLAPEHELVEAITTDDQREAIQAYQEQASRKSDLERTDLAKDKTGVFTGAYAINPVNGAKLPIWIADYVLAGYGTGAVMAVPGHDARDWEFAKQFGLDIIEVIQGGDVTQEAYSGDGAHVNSDFLNGLNNEEAVAKMIAWLEENGKGQGKVTYRLRDWLFSRQRYWGEPIPILHLEDGTMKTVPEDQLPLLLPDIDQIKPSGTGESPLANVTEWVNTVDPETGMKARRETNTMPQWAGSCWYYLRFIDPHNDKELISKEKQQQWLPVDLYIGGAEHAVLHLLYARFWHKVLYDLGVVDTKEPFHKLVNQGMILGTNNEKMSKSRGNVINPDEIVNEFGADTLRLYEMFMGPLEATKPWNANGVEGMHRFLSRVWRLFINEDTGAINDKITVDGGTDEFKRTAHKTIKKVTEDLEHLRFNTSISQLMIFINDAYKADTLPREAMENFVQLLSPLAPHMAEELWSRLGHEGGISYVAWPEYDESMTVDAEVEIVVQVNGKIVTRATIAKDLDAQGMQDFTMELAPVKQALEGKTIRKVIAVPGKLVNIVAG is encoded by the coding sequence ATGAGTGAGAATAACCAGCCGAAACACGGCTATCAGCCACAAGTCATGGAAAAAAGTTGGCAGCAATACTGGGATACAAATAAAACGTTTAAAACGGGTGAGGACCCTGCTAAACCGAAATTTTATGCACTGGATATGTTCCCTTATCCATCCGGTTCAGGTCTGCACGTAGGTCACCCGGAAGGATATACGGCAACGGATATCGTTTCCCGTTACAAACGTATGCGCGGTTACAATGTATTGCATCCGATGGGTTGGGATGCTTTCGGTCTGCCTGCTGAGCAGCATGCATTGGATACTGGTGAGCATCCACGGCATATTACATTCCGTAATATTGACAATTTCCGTCGCCAGATCAAGTCGCTTGGTTTCTCCTATGACTGGGATCGTGAGATCAGCACAACGGACCCTGAGTACTATAAATGGACACAATGGATCTTTATCCAGTTGTACAATAAGGGCCTCGCTTATGTGGATGAAGTCGCAGTTAACTGGTGCGAAGCACTTGGAACGGTACTGGCTAATGAAGAGGTTATTGATGGCAAGAGTGAACGTGGTGGACATCCGGTTGTACGTAAACCGATGCGTCAGTGGGTCCTGAGAATTACCGAGTATGCAGAGCGTCTGTTGGAAGACCTGGAAGAGCTGGATTGGTCTGAAAGCATCAAGGATATGCAGCGTAACTGGATCGGTAAATCGACAGGTGCAGAAGTTGTTTTTGCCATTGAAGGTCGCGAGGAAGTAATTAAGGTGTTCACTACCCGTGCGGACACATTGTTCGGAGCAAGCTTTGCAGTACTTGCTCCGGAACATGAATTGGTAGAAGCAATCACAACGGATGACCAACGTGAAGCGATTCAGGCTTATCAGGAGCAGGCTTCTCGTAAGAGTGATCTGGAACGTACGGATTTGGCCAAAGACAAAACAGGTGTATTCACTGGCGCTTATGCAATCAATCCCGTTAATGGTGCAAAATTGCCGATCTGGATCGCTGATTACGTTCTTGCAGGTTACGGTACAGGTGCGGTTATGGCTGTTCCGGGTCATGATGCACGTGACTGGGAATTTGCGAAGCAGTTCGGTCTGGATATCATCGAGGTTATTCAGGGTGGCGACGTTACACAAGAGGCGTATTCCGGTGATGGCGCGCATGTGAATTCCGATTTCCTGAACGGACTGAACAATGAAGAAGCCGTTGCCAAGATGATTGCTTGGCTGGAAGAGAACGGTAAAGGACAAGGGAAAGTGACCTATCGTCTGCGTGATTGGCTGTTCAGCCGTCAGCGTTACTGGGGTGAGCCAATTCCGATTCTGCATCTGGAAGACGGAACGATGAAGACCGTACCGGAGGATCAACTTCCACTGCTGCTGCCTGATATCGATCAGATCAAACCTTCGGGTACTGGAGAATCACCACTGGCGAATGTTACGGAGTGGGTGAATACGGTAGATCCGGAAACGGGAATGAAGGCACGTCGTGAGACTAACACCATGCCACAATGGGCGGGTAGCTGCTGGTATTACCTGCGCTTTATCGATCCGCACAATGACAAGGAACTGATCTCCAAGGAGAAACAGCAGCAGTGGCTGCCAGTTGATCTGTACATTGGCGGAGCAGAGCATGCGGTGCTTCACTTGCTGTACGCTCGTTTCTGGCACAAAGTGCTGTATGATCTGGGTGTTGTGGATACAAAAGAGCCGTTCCACAAACTGGTGAACCAAGGTATGATCCTGGGGACGAATAATGAGAAAATGAGTAAATCCCGTGGTAATGTTATTAACCCGGATGAAATCGTGAATGAATTCGGTGCAGATACATTGCGTCTGTACGAGATGTTCATGGGACCATTGGAAGCGACAAAACCGTGGAACGCTAACGGGGTTGAAGGCATGCACCGCTTCCTGTCACGTGTATGGCGTCTCTTCATTAACGAAGACACAGGGGCCATCAATGACAAGATTACGGTGGACGGTGGAACGGATGAGTTCAAGCGAACTGCTCACAAAACGATCAAAAAAGTTACGGAAGATCTGGAACACCTGCGCTTCAACACATCCATCAGCCAGCTGATGATCTTCATCAACGATGCATACAAAGCCGATACATTGCCTCGAGAAGCAATGGAGAACTTTGTGCAACTGTTGTCACCACTGGCACCGCATATGGCAGAGGAGCTGTGGAGCCGTTTGGGTCATGAAGGTGGAATCTCTTACGTGGCTTGGCCTGAATATGATGAGTCCATGACAGTGGATGCAGAAGTAGAAATCGTTGTTCAGGTAAACGGTAAAATCGTAACTCGTGCTACGATCGCGAAGGATCTGGACGCACAGGGGATGCAGGACTTTACGATGGAGCTGGCACCTGTTAAGCAGGCGCTGGAAGGCAAGACCATTCGCAAGGTCATTGCCGTTCCAGGCAAACTCGTTAATATTGTTGCCGGTTAA
- a CDS encoding aminoglycoside phosphotransferase family protein, with amino-acid sequence MESTYKTRLTSEQLNAIIEQNLSAKIQGYKEMVDGWANHAYLITLSDAQRVVLKIAPSASTNLMRCEQDLMIAEVEALRLISELQDVPVPKVLVYDDSLTMASARYFIMEYMSGTPYNQVKDQYSAEEQEAVEQQLGRYNRRINEIKGEKFGYFSEQKQRYSTWKEAFMNLMDDILADGEEAGITFSMDYPELRRLIEEKSDVLDDVKEPVLVSWDLWDGNVLVDKGRITAIIDFERSLWADPLMEHYFSHFNYTPGFVKGYGHAITTESELKRRSLYDLYFDLVLRIECAYRQYDHQEHVNWTIHNLEEGIERFRLS; translated from the coding sequence GTGGAAAGTACATATAAAACAAGACTTACGTCAGAACAACTAAATGCCATAATAGAGCAGAATCTCTCTGCAAAAATACAGGGCTACAAGGAAATGGTGGATGGCTGGGCCAATCATGCATATCTCATTACACTCAGTGACGCACAGCGAGTGGTACTCAAAATTGCCCCTTCAGCTTCGACAAATCTGATGCGCTGTGAACAGGACCTGATGATTGCCGAGGTTGAGGCACTGCGTCTCATAAGCGAGCTGCAGGATGTTCCCGTACCCAAAGTTCTGGTTTATGATGATTCGTTAACCATGGCTTCAGCGCGGTATTTTATCATGGAGTACATGTCTGGAACACCCTACAATCAGGTCAAGGATCAGTATTCTGCGGAAGAGCAGGAAGCCGTTGAACAACAACTGGGGCGTTACAATCGTCGAATTAATGAAATCAAGGGTGAGAAGTTCGGATATTTCTCGGAGCAAAAACAGCGTTATTCCACTTGGAAAGAAGCATTTATGAATCTGATGGATGACATTCTTGCCGATGGGGAAGAAGCCGGGATTACATTTTCGATGGATTATCCTGAATTGAGACGCTTGATTGAGGAGAAATCGGATGTGCTGGACGATGTAAAAGAACCTGTGCTTGTAAGTTGGGATCTGTGGGATGGCAATGTTCTAGTAGACAAAGGTCGCATCACAGCGATTATTGATTTTGAACGTTCACTGTGGGCAGACCCTCTGATGGAGCACTATTTCAGTCATTTTAACTATACACCCGGTTTTGTGAAAGGGTATGGGCATGCGATTACAACTGAAAGTGAGCTAAAAAGAAGAAGTCTGTATGACTTGTACTTTGATCTGGTGCTGCGCATTGAGTGCGCTTATCGTCAATATGATCATCAGGAACATGTGAATTGGACCATTCATAACCTGGAGGAAGGCATTGAGCGTTTTCGGTTATCCTGA